One genomic window of Nicotiana sylvestris chromosome 10, ASM39365v2, whole genome shotgun sequence includes the following:
- the LOC138879195 gene encoding uncharacterized protein yields the protein MVGEKVLLKVSPMKGVMRFGKNGKLSPRFIGPFELLRRIREVAYELTFPPTLSSVHPVFHVSMLRKYIRDPSHILDFSTVQLDGDLTYDVQPTAILERQVRTLRSKDIASVKVQWRGWPVEEATWETKREM from the coding sequence atggttggtgagaaggttctgttgaaggtttcacccatgaagggtgttatgagatttgggaagaatggcAAATTGAGTcctaggttcattgggcctttcgaGTTGCTTAggaggattagggaggtggcttatgagcttacttTTCCACCCaccttgtcgagtgtgcatccggtatttcatgtttctatgcttcggaagtatattagggatccgtctcatattctagattttagcacggttcagctGGATGGTGACTTGACTTATGATGTCCAGccaacagctattttggagcgtcaggttcgaacgttgaggtcaaaggatatagcttcagtgaaagtgcagtggagaggttggcccgtggaggaggctacttgggaaacCAAGAGAGAGAtgtag